In Zhaonella formicivorans, one DNA window encodes the following:
- a CDS encoding aldehyde ferredoxin oxidoreductase family protein has product MSYQLKILHVNLTTGEILTETIQEKISKAFLGSRGINAKLLWDNVKPGIDPLGEDNVLIFGAGALSGTPAPCSGRTTVTCKSPATGLYLKTNVGGHWGAELRFAGFDHLVVYGKSPKPVYILIKDSRVEIKDASDLWGKDVRETTETLKSKENIPDLQVACIGPAGENLVKMAAIMCSIYNAAARGGAGAVMGSKNLKAVAVKGSGAIKYARPEEFGKVAVETREAVYNDSGAAGLHRFGTSGSTLPVNEIKAYPTKNFQRGHFEGAEKLSGNYLEDSGLLKRKVGCNGCVISCHRYNEVTAGKYTGSYAGGPEYETLSALGAGCGVDEVEAVLKANELCNILGMDTISVGAVIQWAMECFEKGVISKEEAGMDLSWGNGEAVVQLTRQIAYREGLGAVLAEGVKKAAEKIGQDSWKWAIEVKGLEQSRVETRSSNAYALAFAVNPRGADHLHTECYAEFGLSPEARAVIKEITGDEKYANPYLIEKRAEIVRWHEDCYAATDCLGFCAFSSTALYGVTPERMAKLYSAAFGIDMSEEELMEAGRRIVTLEKCFNVREGATRELDTAPYRLMHEELPERKGEGAILTKDKLDRMLDEYYELHNWDKATSWPKEETLKALGLENVAVELKKMNRLP; this is encoded by the coding sequence GTGTCCTACCAATTGAAAATATTGCATGTCAATTTAACAACAGGTGAAATCTTGACAGAGACTATTCAGGAAAAAATATCGAAGGCTTTTCTCGGTTCCAGGGGAATTAATGCAAAGCTCCTTTGGGATAATGTCAAGCCAGGTATTGATCCTTTGGGCGAAGATAATGTATTGATCTTTGGAGCAGGGGCTTTAAGCGGTACGCCTGCACCATGCAGCGGCAGGACCACCGTCACCTGTAAGAGCCCTGCAACCGGGTTGTATTTAAAAACAAACGTAGGAGGCCACTGGGGTGCTGAACTGCGTTTTGCCGGGTTTGATCACCTGGTGGTCTATGGGAAAAGTCCAAAACCGGTATATATTCTGATCAAAGACAGTCGTGTAGAAATCAAAGATGCTTCGGATCTATGGGGCAAGGATGTCCGGGAAACAACTGAGACATTAAAGTCCAAAGAGAATATCCCTGATTTGCAGGTAGCTTGCATTGGACCTGCCGGCGAAAATCTGGTTAAAATGGCCGCCATTATGTGTTCCATCTACAATGCCGCGGCCAGGGGCGGGGCCGGTGCGGTCATGGGTTCCAAAAATTTAAAGGCGGTAGCAGTAAAAGGTTCCGGCGCCATAAAATACGCCCGTCCGGAAGAGTTCGGAAAAGTGGCAGTTGAAACCAGGGAAGCAGTTTATAACGATTCGGGAGCCGCCGGGCTGCACCGCTTCGGAACTTCAGGCAGCACACTTCCGGTGAACGAAATAAAGGCCTACCCGACAAAAAATTTCCAAAGAGGCCATTTTGAAGGTGCTGAGAAGCTTAGCGGCAATTACTTGGAAGACTCGGGGCTATTAAAAAGGAAAGTAGGCTGCAATGGCTGTGTGATTAGCTGTCATCGCTATAACGAGGTTACTGCAGGCAAGTACACGGGCTCCTACGCCGGTGGTCCGGAATATGAAACCCTCAGTGCTTTAGGTGCTGGATGTGGTGTAGACGAAGTTGAAGCAGTGCTCAAGGCAAACGAGCTGTGCAATATCCTGGGTATGGATACTATTTCCGTTGGTGCGGTCATTCAGTGGGCCATGGAATGTTTTGAAAAAGGTGTAATCAGCAAAGAAGAAGCAGGGATGGATTTGTCCTGGGGCAATGGGGAGGCCGTAGTCCAGCTGACCCGACAAATTGCCTACCGGGAAGGATTAGGCGCTGTACTGGCGGAGGGTGTTAAAAAAGCTGCCGAAAAAATAGGCCAAGATTCCTGGAAATGGGCAATTGAAGTAAAAGGCCTGGAACAGTCGCGGGTTGAGACGCGCTCCTCAAACGCATATGCGCTGGCTTTTGCTGTAAACCCAAGGGGTGCGGACCACCTCCACACTGAATGTTATGCTGAATTCGGCTTAAGCCCTGAAGCACGGGCGGTAATTAAAGAAATTACCGGCGATGAAAAATATGCAAATCCTTACCTTATTGAAAAAAGAGCGGAAATTGTCCGTTGGCACGAGGACTGCTACGCGGCAACAGACTGTTTAGGTTTTTGTGCCTTCAGTTCCACAGCTTTATATGGTGTTACCCCGGAAAGAATGGCAAAGCTTTACTCAGCGGCTTTTGGGATAGACATGAGCGAAGAAGAGTTGATGGAAGCAGGCCGCCGCATCGTGACATTGGAAAAATGTTTCAATGTCCGGGAAGGTGCTACCAGAGAATTGGATACTGCGCCTTACCGACTGATGCATGAAGAATTACCTGAAAGAAAAGGCGAGGGCGCAATCTTAACAAAGGATAAGCTGGACAGGATGCTTGACGAATATTATGAGCTGCATAACTGGGATAAGGCAACCAGCTGGCCTAAAGAAGAAACATTAAAGGCCTTAGGGCTGGAAAATGTGGCTGTTGAACTAAAAAAAATGAACCGCTTGCCGTAG
- a CDS encoding 4Fe-4S dicluster domain-containing protein encodes MSKFISVNAANCTGCKACMLACSFAHEGESGYSLARLKIKKNEPVEECFPVVCHQCEEAHCQKACPVGAIVENEKNGVLIVLEEECIGCQACVDACPYGAMFFLASKNVAAKCDLCGGDPACIQACKLPGCLELASNSQ; translated from the coding sequence ATGAGCAAGTTTATTTCTGTAAATGCAGCCAACTGTACCGGGTGTAAAGCGTGTATGCTGGCTTGCTCTTTTGCCCATGAGGGAGAATCGGGGTACAGTTTGGCCCGATTAAAGATTAAGAAAAATGAGCCTGTTGAAGAATGTTTCCCTGTAGTATGCCATCAGTGTGAGGAAGCCCACTGCCAAAAAGCATGTCCTGTTGGTGCTATTGTAGAAAATGAAAAAAATGGTGTTCTAATAGTTCTGGAAGAAGAATGTATTGGGTGTCAGGCTTGTGTCGATGCCTGCCCATATGGCGCAATGTTTTTCTTAGCAAGCAAAAATGTGGCGGCCAAGTGCGACCTCTGCGGAGGGGACCCGGCTTGTATTCAAGCCTGCAAGCTTCCGGGCTGTCTCGAACTGGCGTCAAATAGCCAATAA
- a CDS encoding flavodoxin family protein, with the protein MLKVLGICGSPRDGNSKYLLEEALEAAKSIPQFEVFTDYYSVRGKKLAPCVMCQKCADNGGVCIIKDDFNEFVEKWIEADVVLYSVPVYHMGIPAQLKAALDRLGNSLFGRYSKNFSPEAVTLPKSLKVIGAIAQGAHVFSGQEHTITDLINHALIMGCVPVTGDMWEAYIGAGGWTYNDIDRNAIKKQVAENKFDALVAVKASRALAKRAVELAGLLKAGARVQSEYLKKDPVYIPLLERLAVSE; encoded by the coding sequence TTGTTAAAAGTTTTAGGAATTTGCGGCAGTCCCAGGGATGGAAACAGCAAGTATTTACTTGAAGAAGCATTGGAAGCTGCCAAAAGTATACCGCAATTTGAAGTTTTTACCGACTATTACTCGGTAAGGGGCAAAAAACTGGCTCCCTGTGTCATGTGCCAAAAATGCGCTGATAATGGCGGGGTCTGCATTATCAAAGATGACTTTAACGAGTTTGTTGAAAAATGGATTGAAGCCGATGTAGTCCTTTACTCCGTACCGGTTTATCACATGGGTATTCCTGCCCAATTAAAAGCGGCTTTAGACCGGTTAGGAAACAGTCTGTTTGGCAGATACTCCAAAAACTTTTCGCCTGAAGCGGTTACCCTGCCAAAAAGTCTGAAAGTCATTGGGGCAATAGCGCAAGGGGCCCACGTTTTCTCAGGGCAAGAACATACAATCACCGATCTGATCAACCATGCATTAATTATGGGATGTGTGCCGGTAACAGGAGATATGTGGGAAGCCTATATTGGCGCCGGCGGTTGGACTTATAACGACATTGACCGGAACGCAATTAAAAAACAGGTTGCGGAAAATAAGTTTGATGCGTTAGTGGCTGTAAAAGCCAGCCGCGCTTTGGCCAAAAGGGCTGTGGAATTGGCGGGACTGCTTAAAGCAGGAGCCCGTGTACAATCTGAATACTTGAAAAAAGACCCTGTATATATTCCCTTGTTAGAACGTCTTGCTGTCTCTGAATAA
- a CDS encoding pyridoxal phosphate-dependent aminotransferase, whose product MHKFVSERAAGIPASSIRKMFNIAQGMEDVVNLGIGEPDFTTPGHIIEESMLGAKAGATHYTHNAGYIELRKLIAKETEELINQFVDPENEVIVTIGAMGALSLSMLAVINPGDEIIVQEPLWSNYVSHCLLAGGQPVTVPVYEDDDFNLKAEEIERKITARTKAILINSPCNPTGAVMSRENLEDIAELVRKYDLLVISDEVYDRIVYDGTKHVSIASLPGMKERTVIINSFSKTYAMTGWRVGYAVVPSEIQKPMVKLQESIVACAPSISQKAAITALQSSREQVQEMINSYDRRRKLLVEGLQQVPGFSCKLPKGTFYLFANIKQLGRSSEEVAMDLLTKARVVTVPGSGFGQAGEGYLRFSFANSEDNIKKAVERIDKFVRQEYGLS is encoded by the coding sequence TTGCACAAGTTTGTTTCAGAAAGGGCAGCAGGAATACCGGCTTCCAGCATACGTAAAATGTTCAACATTGCCCAGGGTATGGAAGATGTTGTGAACCTGGGAATAGGCGAACCGGATTTTACAACACCCGGACATATAATCGAAGAATCAATGCTCGGTGCTAAAGCAGGGGCAACCCACTACACCCACAACGCCGGATACATTGAGTTGAGGAAGCTGATAGCAAAAGAGACGGAGGAACTAATCAACCAGTTCGTTGATCCGGAGAACGAAGTGATAGTTACTATCGGCGCCATGGGAGCGCTTTCCTTAAGTATGCTGGCTGTAATAAACCCAGGAGACGAAATCATTGTACAGGAACCTTTATGGTCCAATTATGTCTCTCATTGTCTGCTTGCCGGGGGACAGCCGGTTACGGTTCCGGTTTATGAAGATGATGATTTTAATCTCAAAGCAGAAGAAATTGAAAGAAAAATCACAGCCAGGACTAAAGCTATTTTAATAAATTCACCCTGCAACCCAACGGGCGCAGTGATGAGCCGGGAGAATTTGGAAGATATAGCAGAACTGGTACGCAAGTATGATTTGCTGGTGATCTCTGATGAGGTGTATGACCGCATTGTTTATGACGGGACAAAACATGTAAGCATTGCAAGCCTTCCCGGAATGAAAGAGCGGACTGTCATTATTAACAGCTTTTCCAAGACTTACGCTATGACTGGTTGGCGCGTAGGTTATGCGGTAGTTCCATCTGAAATTCAAAAGCCGATGGTTAAACTGCAGGAAAGCATTGTAGCTTGCGCCCCTTCCATTTCCCAAAAGGCAGCAATAACAGCCCTGCAAAGTTCACGAGAGCAGGTGCAGGAAATGATAAACAGCTACGACCGGCGCAGGAAGCTATTGGTGGAAGGACTACAACAGGTCCCGGGCTTTTCCTGTAAGCTGCCAAAAGGTACTTTCTACCTTTTTGCTAACATTAAACAACTTGGCAGAAGTTCAGAAGAAGTTGCTATGGACCTTTTAACTAAAGCTAGGGTTGTTACCGTACCCGGTTCTGGATTTGGTCAGGCGGGTGAGGGTTACTTAAGGTTCTCCTTTGCTAATTCTGAGGACAACATTAAGAAAGCAGTAGAGAGGATCGACAAGTTTGTTCGTCAAGAATATGGTTTAAGCTGA
- a CDS encoding hydantoinase/oxoprolinase N-terminal domain-containing protein, producing the protein MALKIGVDVGGTNTDAVIVDHKCRVLGAEKVPTTKNVGESIYRALDRVLSSSGVNPQEIKYLMMGTTQCRNAILESRHLAKIGILRLGAPAGLAVEPLYTWPEELKNAVGNNWAIVNGGVEYDGTLISPVNPEEISEVLYDFKRKGIEALAVSSIFSPVSYEQEIRVKQLAQKIFGPAFPITLSHEVGSIGLLERENSAALNAAISKVAAEAANGLEEALRLRGIEAKTFFSQNDGTLMSLEYAKKFPVLTICSGPSNSLRGAAFLSGLTNCIVVDVGGTSTDIGVMINGFPRESADPVELGEVKTNFRMPDLISLAIGGGSVVEEVDGVLKIGPRSLGYKLTTDGLAWGGATFTVTDAFLACRQDNVGYPGADLSNLRNVDTKFGEKVLHKILLDVEMAVEKIKIRPGPIPIVVVGGGSLLLPNKIGDVEVIRPRYYQYANALGAAIAQVSAEVDRIWALGDVKREEALEQTQKQALKKAVSAGADPGSVKVVDVEEVPLPYMPQRAVRIKVKAIGYLAEVE; encoded by the coding sequence TTGGCCCTTAAAATTGGTGTTGATGTAGGCGGGACTAACACTGACGCAGTTATTGTCGATCATAAATGTAGAGTTTTAGGAGCGGAAAAAGTTCCTACCACTAAAAATGTAGGAGAAAGCATCTACAGAGCGTTGGACCGGGTGCTGAGTTCCTCGGGGGTAAACCCGCAAGAAATAAAGTACCTGATGATGGGAACAACTCAGTGTCGAAATGCAATTTTGGAAAGCCGTCATTTAGCTAAAATAGGGATTTTAAGGTTGGGCGCCCCTGCCGGTTTGGCAGTAGAGCCCTTATATACATGGCCTGAAGAACTAAAAAATGCTGTGGGCAATAACTGGGCTATTGTTAACGGCGGGGTGGAGTATGATGGTACCTTAATAAGTCCTGTGAACCCCGAAGAGATTAGCGAAGTATTATATGACTTTAAAAGAAAAGGAATAGAGGCACTGGCGGTAAGTTCTATTTTTTCCCCGGTATCCTACGAGCAGGAAATCAGGGTGAAACAGCTAGCCCAAAAAATTTTCGGTCCTGCTTTCCCTATTACTTTGTCCCATGAGGTCGGAAGTATAGGCCTGTTGGAGAGGGAAAACTCTGCGGCCCTTAACGCTGCGATAAGCAAAGTTGCGGCGGAAGCAGCTAATGGTTTAGAAGAAGCGTTAAGATTGCGGGGTATAGAGGCAAAAACATTTTTCAGTCAGAACGACGGCACCCTGATGAGCTTGGAATATGCCAAGAAGTTTCCTGTACTTACTATTTGTTCCGGGCCAAGCAATAGTTTAAGAGGAGCTGCCTTTTTAAGTGGTCTTACTAACTGCATAGTGGTGGATGTTGGCGGCACTTCAACGGATATAGGAGTTATGATTAATGGCTTTCCCAGAGAATCGGCGGATCCGGTCGAGCTCGGGGAAGTCAAAACCAATTTTCGCATGCCTGATTTGATTTCTTTAGCTATTGGTGGCGGCTCTGTGGTTGAAGAAGTTGATGGTGTGTTAAAAATCGGGCCCAGGAGTTTAGGTTACAAATTAACTACCGATGGACTGGCCTGGGGAGGAGCAACTTTTACCGTTACAGATGCTTTTTTAGCTTGCAGGCAAGATAATGTGGGTTACCCCGGGGCTGATTTATCTAACCTGCGGAATGTCGATACAAAATTTGGAGAAAAAGTTCTGCACAAGATATTGCTCGATGTGGAAATGGCAGTTGAGAAAATTAAGATACGCCCGGGGCCAATCCCCATAGTAGTGGTAGGCGGAGGCAGTTTGCTTCTCCCGAACAAAATCGGAGATGTAGAGGTAATTCGCCCAAGATATTATCAGTATGCTAATGCTTTAGGCGCTGCAATAGCTCAAGTTAGCGCCGAGGTTGATAGGATATGGGCGCTGGGCGATGTAAAAAGGGAAGAAGCGTTGGAGCAGACCCAAAAGCAAGCTTTAAAAAAAGCAGTTTCCGCCGGAGCTGATCCCGGTTCAGTCAAGGTGGTCGACGTGGAGGAAGTACCGTTGCCATATATGCCCCAAAGAGCTGTTAGAATAAAGGTTAAAGCAATTGGATACTTAGCAGAGGTTGAATAA
- a CDS encoding DUF917 domain-containing protein, with protein sequence MIRIGEQEIEDLLWGAAVLGAGGGGDPYLGLLMAKKAIGKYGPISLIHPLEVPDDALVISTAIIGADTILLEKIPRGNEAYASVKKLEEYLGKKAYGVMTTECGGFNSTVPFVVAAQAGLPVIDADAMGRAFPEQQMTSFHIYGLKGSPMVMTNEKSDCCVLETKDNYFLEKLCRSISVEYGGVAYFAGYSLTGKELKEASIPNTLSFSLRLGRAIREARENKQDVIEAIIETTSNSVYGRAIKLFSGKITDIKRNVVNGFMQGKTRVQGFQSFSGQTLEVCFQNENLIAYIDGKVVATVPDIIMFFDEVTGIPLPTTKLRYGYRVVVLGIPTPEIMRTEAALNIWGPKCFGYELDYVPLEILHSAYYNTAPEFAS encoded by the coding sequence ATGATTAGGATCGGCGAGCAAGAAATTGAAGATTTATTATGGGGTGCAGCTGTACTAGGGGCTGGAGGAGGCGGTGACCCCTATCTAGGGCTGCTGATGGCTAAAAAAGCCATTGGGAAATATGGACCTATTTCATTAATTCATCCTCTTGAGGTTCCCGATGATGCCCTGGTGATTTCTACTGCAATTATTGGCGCCGATACTATTTTGCTGGAAAAGATCCCGAGGGGTAACGAGGCTTATGCGTCTGTGAAAAAGCTAGAGGAGTATCTGGGGAAAAAGGCATATGGCGTCATGACCACGGAATGCGGTGGCTTTAACTCGACGGTACCTTTTGTAGTTGCCGCCCAGGCCGGTTTACCTGTAATAGATGCAGATGCTATGGGCCGGGCTTTTCCCGAGCAGCAAATGACGTCCTTTCATATTTACGGTTTGAAAGGTAGTCCCATGGTGATGACTAACGAAAAAAGCGATTGCTGTGTCCTGGAAACAAAAGATAATTACTTCCTGGAAAAGTTATGCCGGAGCATTTCTGTAGAGTATGGCGGTGTAGCTTATTTCGCCGGATACTCTTTGACGGGAAAAGAACTGAAGGAAGCTTCAATTCCTAATACGCTTTCTTTTTCTTTGCGTTTAGGAAGGGCAATCAGGGAGGCTCGGGAAAACAAGCAAGATGTCATTGAGGCCATTATAGAGACCACCAGTAATTCTGTTTATGGTAGGGCAATTAAATTATTCAGCGGAAAGATTACTGATATCAAAAGAAATGTAGTAAATGGGTTTATGCAGGGCAAAACTCGTGTGCAAGGGTTTCAATCTTTCAGTGGCCAGACGTTAGAAGTTTGTTTTCAAAATGAAAATTTAATTGCTTATATAGACGGCAAAGTAGTAGCCACTGTACCGGACATTATTATGTTTTTTGATGAAGTTACAGGTATACCCCTCCCCACTACAAAATTGCGGTATGGCTACCGGGTAGTGGTGCTTGGAATTCCAACGCCCGAAATCATGCGGACTGAAGCAGCTTTAAATATCTGGGGACCTAAATGTTTCGGGTACGAGCTGGATTATGTCCCATTAGAAATCTTACACAGCGCTTATTACAACACCGCCCCTGAATTTGCCAGTTAG
- a CDS encoding sigma-54 interaction domain-containing protein, with the protein MSNDLAKMVLTQNPLTDVLLSTEQAILIINLQGKILFVNRSTEQLLGLCVQEMLEEDIEEILSIPLKVIQEAANESKLSEGIRSNPITIDKYFGLEFFAQQLIAVGQTIGYVLFIRHAGREKYNGQQAFEANKVTFASIIGTSTGLEKVKQLAKNVCCSDSTVFLRGETGTGKELFARAIHFASNRKKEPFVAVNCAAIPENLLESELFGYEQGAFTGALKGGKKGKFELANGGTLFLDEVGDMPLNLQVKLLRVLQDREFERVGGLNTVKVNVRVIAATHQDLEKLMEAGKFREDLFYRLNVIPIYIPPLRERKEDIYLLLEHFLKKYTILRGKPAKRLSAEVLNSLFNYHWPGNVRELENVVEYMVNMQPGELIKKCSLPFYLQNCHYSSYSLESRQSKENKTADRLKESCGESDKIIAALNEFGWSTEGKKKAANALGISLATLYRKLQKINFSQHEKSS; encoded by the coding sequence TTGTCAAATGATTTGGCCAAAATGGTTTTAACTCAAAATCCACTCACTGATGTATTGCTCTCCACTGAGCAGGCAATTTTGATAATTAATCTTCAGGGTAAAATTTTGTTTGTTAACCGGAGTACTGAGCAATTGCTTGGGTTATGTGTTCAAGAAATGCTTGAAGAAGATATTGAAGAAATATTATCTATACCTTTAAAAGTGATTCAAGAGGCGGCAAATGAAAGTAAATTATCAGAAGGAATTAGAAGTAACCCAATAACTATTGACAAATATTTCGGGCTGGAATTTTTTGCTCAACAGCTGATTGCTGTCGGTCAAACTATTGGTTATGTTTTGTTTATTAGACATGCTGGGCGTGAGAAATACAATGGGCAGCAAGCTTTTGAAGCTAATAAGGTTACCTTTGCCAGTATTATTGGCACAAGTACAGGCTTAGAAAAAGTAAAACAGCTGGCCAAAAATGTCTGCTGCAGCGATTCCACGGTATTTTTGCGAGGTGAAACCGGGACTGGAAAAGAACTTTTTGCCAGGGCTATTCATTTTGCCAGCAACCGCAAAAAAGAGCCCTTTGTAGCTGTCAATTGTGCAGCTATCCCAGAAAATTTGTTGGAAAGTGAGTTGTTTGGATATGAGCAAGGGGCCTTTACCGGGGCATTAAAGGGTGGTAAAAAAGGAAAATTTGAGCTGGCAAACGGGGGAACTCTCTTTCTGGATGAAGTAGGGGATATGCCGTTAAATCTGCAAGTGAAACTGCTTAGAGTATTGCAGGACCGGGAATTTGAAAGGGTGGGTGGCCTAAACACTGTAAAAGTAAATGTCCGAGTTATTGCAGCTACACACCAAGATTTAGAAAAATTAATGGAAGCAGGTAAATTCAGGGAGGATTTATTCTACCGTTTAAATGTAATTCCGATTTATATTCCGCCGTTACGAGAGCGAAAAGAAGACATCTACCTGCTGCTGGAACATTTCTTGAAAAAATACACTATCCTCAGGGGTAAGCCTGCCAAAAGGCTTTCCGCCGAGGTGTTGAACAGTTTATTTAACTATCATTGGCCCGGGAACGTGAGGGAATTGGAGAATGTTGTAGAATATATGGTAAATATGCAGCCGGGAGAACTAATAAAAAAATGTAGTCTGCCCTTTTATTTGCAGAATTGCCACTATTCTAGCTATTCGTTGGAGAGCAGACAAAGCAAAGAGAATAAAACTGCTGATAGGCTGAAAGAGAGCTGCGGCGAAAGCGACAAAATAATAGCTGCTTTAAATGAATTTGGTTGGAGTACAGAGGGGAAGAAGAAAGCTGCAAACGCCTTGGGTATAAGTTTGGCTACTTTATACCGCAAGCTACAAAAAATAAATTTCTCACAACATGAGAAAAGTTCATGA
- the trpA gene encoding tryptophan synthase subunit alpha encodes MGVRRLRAAFAKRKEEGRRCLIVYLCAGDPSLDITAAAVKELAAAGADIIELGVPFSDPVADGPVIQAASQRALVSGTNLVKILDLVKDLRAQVQVPLVLMSYYNPLLQYGPERLTDDLNAAGGDGLIIPDLPWEESAPIRAELDKKGLAAIPLVAPNTTKERLTKIASAASGFIYCVSLTGVTGAREGLPPGIKEYLESVRAATELPLAVGFGISTSNQARLLAPLCDGIIVGSAVVRTLHEEGLEAAVRLVQNLRQEL; translated from the coding sequence ATGGGTGTTCGTAGGCTAAGAGCAGCTTTTGCCAAAAGAAAGGAAGAGGGGCGTAGATGTCTGATTGTTTACCTCTGCGCCGGGGATCCCTCACTGGACATTACGGCAGCAGCTGTCAAGGAACTGGCGGCAGCAGGGGCAGATATTATAGAATTAGGGGTGCCTTTTTCTGACCCGGTGGCAGACGGCCCCGTTATCCAGGCTGCCAGCCAGCGGGCCCTGGTTTCCGGGACAAACTTGGTGAAGATACTGGACCTGGTAAAGGATTTGCGGGCCCAGGTGCAGGTCCCCCTGGTGCTAATGAGTTACTACAATCCGCTTTTACAATACGGCCCGGAAAGATTAACTGACGATCTTAATGCAGCAGGCGGGGATGGACTGATTATTCCTGATTTACCCTGGGAAGAAAGTGCACCTATTAGAGCTGAATTAGATAAAAAGGGTTTGGCTGCTATCCCCCTTGTAGCGCCAAACACTACAAAGGAAAGGCTAACGAAGATAGCATCTGCAGCCAGTGGTTTTATCTATTGTGTTTCTCTGACCGGAGTAACCGGGGCCAGGGAGGGTTTGCCACCTGGAATTAAGGAATACCTGGAAAGCGTAAGGGCTGCCACGGAGTTGCCTCTAGCAGTAGGTTTTGGCATTAGCACCTCCAATCAGGCCAGGTTGTTGGCTCCCTTATGCGACGGCATTATTGTAGGGAGTGCTGTCGTGAGAACTCTGCATGAAGAAGGCCTGGAGGCGGCTGTGCGGTTGGTGCAAAATTTACGCCAGGAACTTTAA
- the trpB gene encoding tryptophan synthase subunit beta: MSLPDDRGYFGAYGGRFVPETLMPALEELEQAYQEARHDDTFRRDLDYYLEHYAGRPTPLYYAANLTKYLGGARIYFKREDLNHTGSHKLNNVLGQALLARRMGKQRLIAETGAGQHGVATATVAALLGIECEIYMGAEDTRRQALNVFRMELLGARVNPVAGGSATLKDAINEALRDWVSNVSTTYYLLGSVVGPHPYPMMVRDFQSVIGREVRQQILAAAGRMPDHLIACVGGGSNAIGLFYPFIDDQEVKMWGAEAAGLGLNTMQHAASLTAGRPGVLQGAYSYLLQNEDGQVQVAYSVSAGLDHPAVGPEHSYLKDSGRVNYSGITDREALEAFQLLSQTEGIIPALESAHAVALAVKMAPQLPRDEVMVVNLSGRGDKDVQQVAAILQGRGADYGCS; this comes from the coding sequence ATGAGTCTACCAGATGACCGGGGTTATTTTGGTGCCTACGGCGGGCGTTTTGTACCTGAAACCCTCATGCCAGCCCTGGAAGAGTTGGAGCAGGCTTACCAAGAGGCCAGACATGATGATACCTTTCGAAGGGATTTAGATTATTACCTGGAACATTACGCCGGTCGGCCAACACCTTTGTATTACGCAGCCAATCTTACCAAGTACCTTGGCGGCGCCCGGATCTATTTTAAACGTGAAGATTTAAACCACACCGGATCCCATAAGCTGAATAACGTCCTTGGCCAGGCTTTACTAGCCCGGCGCATGGGTAAACAACGTTTGATAGCCGAAACGGGAGCCGGCCAACACGGAGTTGCAACAGCTACTGTAGCGGCGCTGCTGGGCATAGAATGTGAAATTTATATGGGAGCAGAAGATACCAGGCGCCAGGCCCTCAATGTGTTTCGTATGGAATTGTTGGGAGCCCGGGTAAACCCGGTAGCTGGCGGCAGCGCCACCTTAAAGGATGCTATAAATGAGGCCCTGCGGGATTGGGTTAGCAACGTCAGCACAACCTATTACCTCCTGGGTTCAGTAGTTGGACCCCATCCTTACCCCATGATGGTAAGAGATTTTCAGTCCGTTATCGGACGGGAAGTACGGCAGCAAATACTGGCGGCAGCCGGACGAATGCCTGATCACCTCATCGCTTGTGTGGGAGGCGGCAGCAATGCCATAGGGCTTTTTTATCCTTTCATAGATGATCAGGAGGTAAAAATGTGGGGGGCTGAAGCAGCCGGACTGGGGTTGAATACTATGCAGCATGCCGCTTCGTTAACAGCCGGGCGGCCCGGGGTACTGCAAGGTGCTTATAGTTATCTTTTGCAAAACGAAGATGGCCAAGTCCAGGTGGCTTATTCGGTCTCCGCGGGGCTTGATCACCCGGCAGTTGGCCCTGAACACAGCTACCTGAAAGACAGCGGTAGGGTGAACTACAGCGGTATTACCGATCGAGAAGCTTTAGAGGCTTTTCAATTACTAAGTCAAACAGAAGGCATCATACCGGCCCTGGAAAGTGCCCATGCGGTTGCTTTAGCCGTAAAAATGGCTCCTCAGTTGCCACGTGATGAAGTAATGGTTGTCAATCTTTCCGGTCGCGGGGACAAAGATGTGCAGCAAGTGGCGGCTATTCTTCAAGGGAGAGGTGCGGATTATGGGTGTTCGTAG